Proteins encoded in a region of the Planococcus citri chromosome 1, ihPlaCitr1.1, whole genome shotgun sequence genome:
- the LOC135833316 gene encoding cell division cycle 7-related protein kinase-like → MEPLCTLNMSAVTLTKTPIKSPEDTNVLPKNDVKDKKDTLVEKLVNKLPELNQYFIVHKKIGEGTFSNVFVATSKVLEEKKKFAIKHLIPTSHPTRIIQELKCLKDIGGRDNVVGLELCLRNKDSVAFVMPYFPHDSFSNYVTEMDPAETQLYMKNLLIALQRVHSFNIIHRDVKPSNFLYNRKERRFLLVDFGLSHQVDNGLKKLCSSSNIQNERKRVIDPFERDNCPTEVKRPVLHSLSSNVPEKATDRQCYKYPHKKKSPLFKENSPVSKNANISRNINLVKRNLQFGNITAEVKKEVIPLISKNLKAESPGGLSYGSSFYRIQNSQIKTQFSLNSASPMFRKPVSTKVSSHGVCGCDTKPRICNHCVTRKPMHAPRAGTPGYRSPEVLLKYPHQTTAVDVWSAGVIMVSIMSGSYPFFRGPDDVTALMEMVTIFGIEDIRNTATKLGRLLLCNENRKPIDLSKMCERLRQRSSSEVKRENTNLPMCRSCYQKVLPEGGCLCKDTTQGTKHSPNYVFPAEAYDLLSKLLCVDPDNRYTAKDALEHAFFKIKF, encoded by the exons ATGGAACCATTATGTACGTTGAATATGAGCGCAGTGACATTAACCAAAACACCGATCAAATCTCCTGAAGACACGAATGTGTTGCCGAAAAATGACGTCAagg ATAAAAAAGACACTTTAGTCGAAAAACTCGTTAATAAGCTACCGGAACTCAATCAGTATTTCATAGTTCATAAAAAAATCGGCGAAGGAACCTTTAGCAATGTGTTTGTCGCTACCAGTAAAGTACTCGAAGAGAAGAAAAAGTTCGCTATTAAACACCTGATTCCAACCTCGCACCCTACTAGAATAATCCAAGAGTTGAAATGTCTCAAAGATATAGG TGGTCGAGATAACGTCGTCGGACTCGAGTTGTGTTTGCGTAATAAAGATTCGGTTGCGTTCGTAATGCCATATTTTCCTCATGATTCGTTTTCG AATTATGTCACGGAGATGGATCCTGCTGAAACTCAGCTGTATATGAAGAATTTGTTGATTGCTTTACAAAGAGTGCATTCGTTTAATATCATTCATCGTGACGTTAAACCCAGCAATTTTCTGTACAATAGAAAAGAAAGAAG ATTCCTATTGGTCGATTTTGGATTATCGCATCAGGTAGATAacggattgaaaaaattgtgcagttCGAGCAACATCCAAAACGAACGTAAAAGAGTCATCGATCCTTTTGAACGG GATAACTGTCCGACTGAAGTTAAACGACCAGTACTGCATTCTTTGAGTAGCAATGTACCAGAAAAGGCCACCGATCGGCAATGCTACAAGTATCCGCATAAAAAGAAGAGTCCGCTGTTTAAAGAAAATTCACCGGTTTCGAAGAACGCCAACATTAGTCGAAATATAAACTTAGTGAAACGTAATTTGCAATTTGGTAATATTACGGCGGAGGTTAAAAAGGAAGTTATTCCTTTAATATCGAAAAACTTGAAAGCCGAGTCTCCTGGCGGTTTGTCTTACGGTTCGAGCTTCTACAGGATTCAGAATTCGCAG ATTAAAACGCAATTCTCGTTGAATTCAGCATCGCCTATGTTTCGTAAACCTGTATCTACGAAAGTCTCATCTCACGGAGTTTGCGGTTGCGATACTAAACCGAGAATTTGTAATCATTGCGTGACTAGGAAACCTATGCATGCTCCTAGAGCCGGTACACCGGGATACAGATCACCGGAAGTATTGTTGAAATATCCTCATCAAACGACTGCCGTAGATGTATGGTCTGCCGGAGTAATAATGGTGTCGATTATGAGCGGATCGTATCCGTTCTTCCGAGGTCCAGATGATGTGACAGCGTTAATGGAGATGGTTACGATTTTCGGTATCGAAGATATCCGAAACACAGCCACAAAATTGG gtcGTCTTTTATTATGTAATGAAAATCGTAAACCGATTGATCTCAGTAAAATGTGCGAAAGATTGAGGCAACGTTCTTCTTCGGAGGTGAAACGAGAAAACACCAATTTGCCAATGTGTCGTTCGTGTTATCAGAAGGTATTACCCGAAGGTGGTTGTTTATGTAAAGATACAACCCAAGGGACCAAACACTCGCCCAATTACGTCTTCCCAGCCGAAGCTTATGATCTTTTGTCAAAGTTATTGTGCGTTGACCCCGATAACAGATACACTGCCAAGGATGCGTTGGAACatgccttttttaaaatcaaattttaa
- the LOC135833306 gene encoding zinc finger protein 568-like: MSNNAVGFDKICRFCGYEKPDGKFIFSSEAVKIGLLSKIKQLFPEETELINAEVILPKFICNSCETTIDYFFEFHNSVKLVQENLKKKIQPSKLLQNELCPDTLYKPPHLCHEIQKLGIITINFDSTGIITCCDCNMKLNTDEVRCLNERLSYCICNDCGYKDETHLFLPKKNGNLTCPRCSFMNKKNISQQNTTEVVQSSKFKCDICGKSFSSKGHLNRHSLTHFGAKPYLCENCGTGFNQKSSLKTHTMIHKKMNPFTCKWCGQQFRHKQTLLNHVMSIHGYVNETGNLYECDECEKKFINKAKLRRHYRSHSGEKPFKCNICDKTFSQNVNLKTHYKKHEAENQFPNISMYASQSVLNETEQGNLIQELFTDCQQLSLGLESISTDDASFGSDIQKNYSTETDMNLKESSTSNEMFYDMSSSYGLMYSDDTDLYDTSDVTKSSMLPTFSSLNTVP; the protein is encoded by the exons ATGTCCAATAATGCGGTTGGTTTCGATAAAATTTGCAGATTTTGTGGCTACGAGAAACCTGATGGCAAATTCATATTCAGTTCAGAAGCAGTAAAAATTGGATTATTATCGAAAATTAAGCAGTTATTCCCAGAAGAg ACCGAACTCATCAACGCTGAAGTGATTTTACCCAAATTCATCTGTAATTCTTGCGAAACCAccattgattattttttcgaattccaCAACTCTGTGAAATTGGTGCAGGAGAATctaaagaagaaaattcaaccGAGTAAATTACTTCAGAATGAACTTTGCCCCGAT acTCTGTACAAGCCACCTCATCTCTGCCATGAAATCCAAAAACTAGGAATTATCACAATAAATTTCGATTCGACTGGTATAATAACTTGCTGCGACTGTAACATGAAGTTGAATACCGACGAAGTACGTTGTTTAAACGAAAGACTATCCTATTGCATCTGTAACGACTGCGGTTACAAAGACGAAACACATTTATTCCTACCCAAAAAGAATGGTAATTTGACATGTCCTCGTTGCTCGTTCATGAATAAGAAAAACATTTCTCAACAAAACACAACCGAAGTCGTTCAAAGCTCTAAATTCAAATGTGACATTTGCGGTAAATCGTTTAGTTCCAAAGGTCATCTTAATCGTCACAGTCTTACTCATTTCGGAGCTAAACCATACCTTTGTGAAAATTGTGGCACCGGATTCAACCAAAAATCTTCGTTAAAGACGCATACCATgatacataaaaaaatgaaccctTTTACGTGCAAATGGTGCGGACAACAATTTCGTCATAAACAAACACTCCTCAATCATGTAATGAGTATACACGGATACGTTAACGAAACAGGCAACTTGTACGAATGCGACGAATGTGAAAAGAAATTCATAAATAAGGCGAAATTAAGACGACATTACAGAAGCCATTCGGGTGAGAAACCTTTCAAATGTAACATATGCGATAAAACATTCTCCCAAAATGTGAACCTGAAAACTCACTACAAGAAACACGAGGCAGAAAATCAATTCCCCAATATTTCCATGTACGCGTCTCAGTCGGTTTTGAACGAGACAGAACAAGGTAACCTGATCCAGGAGTTGTTTACAGATTGCCAACAGTTGAGTTTAGGTCTAGAGAGTATTTCTACCGATGACGCTAGTTTTGGTTCGGATATTCAGAAGAATTACAGTACCGAAACAGATATGAATTTGAAAGAGTCTAGTACCAGTAACGAGATGTTTTATGATATGTCATCGTCGTATGGTTTGATGTATTCTGATGATACTGATTTGTATGATACGAGTGATGTGACGAAATCTTCCATGTTACCTACGTTTTCTAGTTTGAATACGGTACCTtag
- the LOC135833343 gene encoding C3 and PZP-like alpha-2-macroglobulin domain-containing protein 8 has product MQISESTPELNEADPKRRKDTILKTIHYRYEKFIQFANSNAEFRLNFGVKAYSNAHILFTPTKELRDSTPVYEIVLGADHNRHCSLRRRQQGCEKIKVDLENIVSGDQWRWFWIKISSKGLIEVGKDGNELPFMLWEDPHPLNIEYCSFSSWENTAALWCFECSSNNINLNKSDSEDLMKKLSVMNLNLYDYRV; this is encoded by the exons ATGCAGATTTCTGAAAGTACACCTGAATTAAACGAAG CTGATCCGAAACGTCGTAAAGACACGATACTGAAAACTATCCATTACCGATACGAAAAGTTTATTCAGTTCGCCAACTCCAACGCAGAATTTCGTCTAAATTTCGGTGTAAAAGCGTACAGCAACGCTCATATTTTATTTACTCCGACGAAAGAACTTCGAGATTCAACTCCAGTTTACGAAATTGTCCTGGGTGCCGATCACAATCGACATTGCAGCCTTAGAAGAAGACAACAAGGATGTGAGAAAATCAAAGTTGACTTGGAAAATATCGTTTCCGGTGACCAATGGAGATGGTTTTGGATAAAAATCTCTTCGAAAGGATTAATCGAAGTCGGTAAGGATGGTAACGAGTTGCCTTTCATGTTATGGGAGGATCCGCATCCGTTGAATATCGAATATTGCAGCTTTTCCAGTTGGGAGAATACTGCTGCGTTGTGGTGTTTCGAATGTAGTTCCAATAATATTAACCTTAATAAGAGTGACAGTGAAGACTTGATGAAGAAGCTTTCGGTAATGAATTTGAACTTGTATGATTatagagtttga
- the LOC135833344 gene encoding C3 and PZP-like alpha-2-macroglobulin domain-containing protein 8, protein MSSTDLGEFAVSDYGYHVFFSSTNKQENDTIKLNFKVKAPRDAHILLSPTHFPEEESPVYEIVLGAGENTFSTIRRKQLGEDKAYRHSEESLVSPDEWRGFWIEMKGNKIQVGRKGSSAFMEWQDPEPLTIKYYSFCCWNDATANFRIN, encoded by the exons ATGAGTTCTACAG atCTCGGTGAATTCGCAGTCAGCGATTACGGATACcacgtttttttctcttcaactaATAAACAAGAAAATGACACTATCAAGCTGAACTTCAAAGTGAAAGCTCCCCGTGATGCTCATATCTTACTTTCACCTACACATTTCCCAGAAGAAGAATCACCAGTTTACGAAATCGTTTTGGGGGCAGgagaaaacacattttcaacAATCCGAAGAAAACAATTAGGCGAGGACAAAGCTTATAGACATTCCGAAGAGTCTTTGGTGTCACCTGACGAATGGCGCGGATTCTGGATCGAAATGAAGGGAAATAAAATACAAGTAGGAAGAAAGGGCAGCAGTGCTTTCATGGAGTGGCAAGATCCCGAACCTCTGACCATTAAATATTACAGTTTTTGTTGTTGGAATGATGCCACAGctaattttagaattaattaa
- the l(2)37Cd gene encoding general transcription factor 3C polypeptide 5, whose product MNEKTPIENLYCVEYPANVKNDDRMIQTLGGINTISNAFSSNNSKLECRFRPEDKFCKGTNGDKKDSSNFLMKVKIKRTIVKSEDGTCNESVQCTPEVIGKVKEVFRFNNLADFQYLPIEKDETGEMVCLHDQIVPTKLEPVSWLDEPTLSYLPPASFARIDTVQPYLSSRPTDDATHLTGRTRDRRSNFVKFVSHECKEIPDIPNANTLRYLKTKLITEEQILKIKELFELRPVWTRNALSNITRINEVALKYLLALSAYHFTSGPFRISWVRFGYDPRKDPAAKKYQTVDYRIRGNVQTLLVERYPSRYAFRNKHKPWKDEKVNIEENCYVFKPGYLPPHGQMFYQLCDIHIPEIQQKLETFDDCEYDLKNGWLPEEFCDEIRKTIDKYILETLNSTQHDKTDQNDEESSDVDMNDETYNDDDFDMSDEDMDFENDDEEITDSAN is encoded by the exons ATGAACGAAAAAACCCCCATTGAAAATCTATATTGCGTCGAATATCCGGCTAACGTGAAAAATGACGATCGTATGATACAAACTTTAGGAGGAATAAATACAATTTCCAAT GCGTTCTCTTCAAATAATTCCAAACTAGAATGCAGATTCCGTCCAGAAGACAAATTCTGTAAAGGTACCAACGGTGACAAGAAAGAtagctcaaattttttgatgaaagtgAAAATCAAAAGAACCATCGTTAAAAGTGAAGATGGAACTTGTAATGAATCAGTTCAATGTACTCCTGAAGTGATAGGAAAAGTAAAAGAGGTGTTCCGATTCAATA ATCTTGCTGACTTTCAATATTTACCtattgaaaaagatgaaactGGTGAGATGGTTTGTTTACATGATCAAATCGTTCCTACGAAATTGGAACCTGTATCTTGGCTCGATGAACCTACTTTATCGTATTTACCACCTGCTTCGTTCGCTCGTATTGATACCGTACAA CCATATTTATCTTCAAGACCTACCGATGATGCGACTCATTTAACTGGACGTACACGTGATAGGAGAAGCAATTTCGTTAAATTCGTTAGCCACGAATGTAAAGAAATTCCAGATATTCCTAATGCTAATACGCTTCGTTACCTTAAAACTAAATTAATCACAGAAgaacaaattctgaaaattaaagaa ctATTCGAGCTAAGACCGGTATGGACCAGAAATGCTTTATCCAATATCACTCGAATCAACGAGGTAGCCCTGAAATATTTATTAGCTCTAAGCGCTTATCATTTTACATCAGGACCGTTCAGAATATCGTGGGTGCGATTCGGATACGATCCTCGTAAAGATCCTGCAGCTAAGAAATACCAAACCGTGGATTATCGTATCAGAG gTAATGTTCAAACGTTGCTGGTTGAACGTTACCCTAGCAGGTACGCTTTTCGTAATAAACACAAGCCTTGGAAAGATGAAAAAGTCAACATAGAAGAAAACTGTTACGTTTTTAAACCGGGATATTTACCTCCTCACGGCCAAATGTTCTATCAA CTTTGTGATATTCACATACcggaaattcaacaaaaattggaaactttCGACGACTGCGAGTACGACTTGAAGAATGGCTGGTTACCCGAAGAATTTTGCGACGAAATTCGTAAAACAATCGATAAATATATTCTCGAAACTCTCAACTCGACTCAGCACGATAAAA ccgATCAGAATGACGAAGAAAGCTCCGATGTGGACATGAACGATGAAACTTACAACGACGATGATTTCGATATGAGTGATGAAGATATGGATTTCGAAAACGACGACGAAGAGATCACAGATTCGGCGAATTAA